Proteins from one Mus pahari chromosome 10, PAHARI_EIJ_v1.1, whole genome shotgun sequence genomic window:
- the LOC110328268 gene encoding death domain-containing membrane protein NRADD, with amino-acid sequence MLYNVSKGVVYSDTALPRKDGDREGIQVGAGGALAPNTSSLFPPEPPGASSNIIPVYCALLATVVLGLLAYVAFKCWRSHKQRQQLAKARTVELGDPDRDQRHGESNVFVDSPPGLEPCIPSQGPHPDLGCRLYLHIPQQQQEEVQRLLMLGEPAKSWQGLAGHLGYQAEAVETMACDQVPAYTLLRNWAAQEGSRATLRVLEDALAAIGREDVVQVLSSSAEGSSVV; translated from the exons ATGCTTTATAACGTCAGCAAAGGTGTGGTCTATTCAG ATACAGCCCTGCCACGGAAGGACGGGGACAGGGAAGGAATTCAGGTAGGAGCTGGGGGAGCCCTGGCCCCCAATACCTCCTCCCTATTTCCCCCTGAGCCTCCAGGGGCCTCAAGCAACATCATTCCTGTCTACTGTGCTCTCCTAGCCACTGTGGTCCTTGGCCTGCTTGCCTACGTGGCCTTCAAATG CTGGCGCTCACATAAGCAAAGGCAACAGTTGGCTAAAGCTCGGACTGTAGAGCTAGGGGACCCTGACAGGGACCAGAGGCATGGTGAAAGCAACGTCTTCGTGGACTCTCCTCCTGGTCTGGAACCCTGTATTCCCAGCCAGG gaCCACATCCGGACCTTGGCTGCCGGCTTTACCTGCATATcccgcagcagcagcaggaggaagtCCAGCGGCTCTTGATGTTGGGTGAGCCAGCCAAAAGCTGGCAGGGGCTGGCAGGCCACCTCGGCTACCAGGCTGAGGCTGTGGAAACCATGGCCTGTGACCAGGTGCCAGCCTATACCCTGCTAAGGAACTGGGCTGCCCAAGAAGGCAGTAGAGCTACCCTCAGAGTGCTGGAGGATGCTCTGGCTGCCATAGGCAGAGAAGATGTGGTCCAGGTTTTGAGCTCATCAGCTGAGGGCTCCTCAGTGGTGTGA